The following coding sequences lie in one Sedimentibacter sp. MB35-C1 genomic window:
- a CDS encoding NAD(P)/FAD-dependent oxidoreductase has product MKYNLIIVGAGPSGIFTAFEFNRKYPDKKILLVEQGKAIEKRNCPKDKTKKCINCQPYCSITTGFSGAGAFSDGKLSLSPEVGGDLPELIGYEYTQELINYTDDIYLSFGADTKIEGINAKEEIKEVRRKAIEAGLKLVDCPIRHLGTEKAQDIYRKIQNHLLDSGVEVKFGTTTKDIIVENECVIGVVTTDSLKKNQEEKFYADNVVISAGRKGADWVKALCVEHNINHHAGTVDIGVRVEVRNEVMERVNNILYESKLIGYPAPFKDKVRTFCQNPGGFVSQENYDDSLAVVNGHSYKGRKSNNTNLAILSSHNFSYPFNEPIKYGAKVAELLNMLGDGKILVQRYGDILDGKRTWQSELSRSNVVPTLPDAVAGDITSAIPYRTMTNIINFIEALNTVVPGFASTETLLYGPEVKFYSNKVELSTNFETSIKNLYCLGDASGWTRGLMMASLMGVRMGQILSNK; this is encoded by the coding sequence ATGAAATATAATTTAATTATTGTTGGGGCCGGACCGTCAGGCATATTTACTGCTTTTGAGTTTAACAGAAAGTACCCTGATAAAAAAATATTGTTGGTTGAGCAAGGGAAAGCCATTGAAAAAAGAAACTGCCCAAAGGATAAAACGAAAAAATGCATTAACTGCCAGCCATATTGCAGCATAACAACCGGTTTTTCCGGAGCGGGTGCGTTTTCTGACGGTAAGTTGTCGTTAAGTCCTGAAGTTGGAGGAGACTTACCGGAATTAATAGGATATGAATACACTCAGGAATTAATAAATTATACTGACGATATATATCTCAGCTTTGGTGCAGACACTAAGATAGAAGGAATCAATGCCAAGGAGGAAATAAAAGAGGTAAGAAGGAAAGCTATAGAAGCAGGGCTTAAACTGGTGGACTGCCCTATAAGGCACTTGGGAACTGAAAAAGCCCAGGATATTTATAGAAAAATACAGAATCATCTTCTGGATAGTGGTGTTGAAGTTAAATTCGGAACAACAACAAAAGATATAATAGTAGAAAACGAGTGTGTAATAGGTGTTGTTACAACAGACTCATTAAAGAAAAACCAGGAGGAAAAATTCTATGCGGACAATGTGGTAATATCAGCCGGTAGAAAAGGTGCCGACTGGGTAAAAGCACTTTGCGTAGAGCATAATATAAACCACCATGCAGGAACAGTTGATATAGGCGTGAGGGTTGAAGTGCGAAACGAGGTAATGGAAAGAGTAAATAACATTCTTTATGAATCAAAGCTGATAGGTTATCCTGCTCCGTTTAAGGATAAGGTAAGGACATTTTGCCAAAATCCGGGAGGATTTGTAAGCCAGGAGAACTATGACGACAGCCTTGCAGTTGTGAACGGGCACTCATACAAGGGAAGAAAATCTAACAACACGAACCTTGCTATACTAAGCTCTCATAATTTCAGTTATCCTTTCAATGAACCTATAAAGTATGGAGCCAAGGTTGCGGAGCTTTTAAATATGCTTGGAGATGGGAAAATTCTTGTTCAAAGATACGGAGATATTCTGGACGGTAAAAGGACATGGCAATCTGAGCTGTCCAGATCAAATGTTGTTCCAACGCTGCCTGACGCAGTTGCCGGGGATATAACATCTGCAATACCATACAGGACGATGACAAATATTATAAACTTTATAGAAGCACTGAATACGGTTGTGCCTGGATTTGCATCAACAGAGACATTGCTTTACGGGCCTGAGGTTAAGTTCTATAGCAATAAGGTTGAACTAAGTACAAATTTTGAAACAAGCATTAAAAATTTGTATTGCTTGGGAGATGCCAGTGGCTGGACACGCGGATTAATGATGGCTTCTCTCATGGGAGTAAGAATGGGACAAATATTAAGTAATAAATAG
- a CDS encoding FtsX-like permease family protein: protein MKKLDKRLFRMIKTTKGQYIAVLAIIVTGIFVFTAVSNSAINLRDAIDEYYVEANFADIFIKGTGIPGNLEGKLLGDHEIKQVDARIVFDTKMITDNENSNVDIRVVSVDKHENEISKLFIKSGKRDLNEKNVIVIEQFASARGIKIGDSIQIKINGKQHEYNVSGIASSSEYVYMMQNEQTLLPDPEGFGIVFIEENYLRNVYGSGGNFNEMLVKLNEGGNVEKTAEYLENRLDDYGVTRVIKKSDQLSNSMLSEEISGLEMMSKSIPVVFLVFAGIMLSTMLSRIVKKDRTSIGVLKALGFMNSEIVIHYLKYAASVGFIGGLAGSLIGTALSGMMTNYYLVFFNIPMLTVKVYYYRIFVSVLLSLMFCVAAGFWGVKGILSINPAEAMKPESPKQGRRIFIENIKPIWNHVPFSWKIVLRSIFREKKKFVFIGAAVSITCGMMIMTIWMINVMDVMFNKHYGEFIKAQYNVSFDGFKNDDVVNEFKESISIKNMEGRIEIPFEIINGKKSKIVNIIGLKKDTVFYDFMDMNGNKAYIPSDGILISSNLANALNIKMGDEILLDSFVDDDSNYVRVKGIIKQSLGINAYIDIDYLRECFLDKRTINGVYINSDDDVINKLEDMKNITVQSQYDMKKAFEEFTAITAMSMGFMVVFSGLLGFIIVYSMTLMSINERTLEFSSLRVMGFSKKEIFSMLIRENMIMTVIGIVAGIPMGLWLIAYLGESFTTDVYTMNEPVNLSNIVVSIILTIVFIMLAQLMTYAKINKLDFMQALKNRIS from the coding sequence ATGAAAAAGCTTGATAAAAGACTTTTTAGAATGATCAAGACTACCAAAGGTCAATACATTGCAGTGCTTGCAATCATAGTAACGGGTATTTTCGTTTTTACTGCGGTCAGTAATTCTGCTATTAACTTAAGAGACGCAATTGATGAATACTATGTGGAAGCAAATTTTGCAGATATCTTTATAAAAGGTACAGGAATACCGGGAAATCTAGAAGGAAAGCTCTTAGGAGATCACGAAATTAAGCAAGTAGATGCAAGAATTGTATTTGATACAAAGATGATAACTGACAATGAAAATAGCAATGTTGATATACGGGTAGTTTCTGTGGATAAACATGAGAATGAAATAAGTAAGTTGTTTATTAAATCAGGCAAAAGAGATTTGAATGAAAAAAATGTAATCGTTATAGAGCAGTTTGCTTCAGCCAGAGGTATAAAGATCGGTGATTCTATACAGATAAAAATTAACGGTAAACAGCATGAATATAATGTTTCAGGGATAGCATCAAGTTCGGAGTATGTGTATATGATGCAAAACGAGCAGACATTGCTTCCAGACCCTGAGGGGTTCGGCATTGTTTTTATTGAAGAAAATTATTTGAGGAATGTTTATGGGTCAGGCGGCAATTTCAATGAAATGCTGGTTAAACTTAATGAAGGAGGAAATGTAGAAAAAACTGCGGAATACCTTGAAAACAGGCTCGACGATTACGGCGTTACGAGAGTAATTAAGAAATCTGACCAGTTGAGCAACAGTATGCTTTCAGAGGAAATTTCCGGTTTGGAAATGATGTCGAAATCAATTCCGGTTGTATTTTTGGTTTTTGCTGGCATAATGCTTTCCACAATGCTGTCAAGAATAGTTAAAAAGGACAGGACATCAATAGGTGTATTAAAGGCATTGGGATTTATGAACAGTGAAATAGTTATTCATTACCTAAAATATGCTGCATCGGTAGGATTTATAGGAGGGCTTGCAGGGTCACTTATAGGAACTGCATTGTCAGGAATGATGACAAATTATTATCTTGTTTTCTTTAATATTCCAATGTTGACAGTAAAAGTTTATTATTATAGAATATTTGTTTCGGTTCTGCTATCATTGATGTTTTGTGTTGCTGCTGGTTTCTGGGGTGTAAAAGGAATTTTGAGTATAAATCCTGCTGAAGCTATGAAACCCGAGTCTCCTAAGCAAGGCAGGAGAATATTTATAGAAAATATAAAACCAATTTGGAATCATGTTCCATTTTCATGGAAGATTGTTTTAAGAAGTATATTCAGAGAAAAAAAGAAGTTTGTTTTCATTGGAGCGGCAGTTTCTATAACTTGCGGTATGATGATTATGACAATATGGATGATAAATGTAATGGATGTAATGTTTAACAAGCATTACGGCGAATTTATAAAGGCTCAGTATAATGTAAGCTTTGATGGATTTAAGAATGATGATGTTGTGAACGAATTTAAAGAATCCATAAGTATAAAAAATATGGAGGGCAGAATAGAAATACCGTTTGAAATAATAAACGGGAAAAAATCAAAAATTGTTAATATTATAGGCTTAAAGAAGGATACGGTTTTTTATGATTTTATGGACATGAATGGTAATAAGGCTTATATTCCTTCTGATGGAATATTAATTTCATCAAATCTGGCAAATGCTTTGAATATTAAAATGGGAGACGAAATATTACTGGACAGCTTTGTTGACGATGACAGCAACTATGTGAGAGTAAAGGGAATCATCAAGCAATCGTTGGGGATAAACGCGTATATAGATATTGATTATCTTAGAGAGTGCTTTCTTGACAAGAGAACTATTAATGGTGTTTATATAAATTCTGACGACGATGTTATTAATAAACTTGAAGATATGAAAAATATTACTGTGCAGTCACAGTACGATATGAAAAAAGCATTTGAGGAGTTTACTGCGATTACAGCTATGTCTATGGGATTTATGGTTGTGTTTTCAGGGCTTTTAGGTTTTATAATCGTATACAGCATGACGCTTATGAGTATAAATGAAAGAACATTGGAATTTTCATCGCTCAGAGTAATGGGTTTTTCAAAAAAGGAAATATTCAGCATGCTGATTCGTGAAAATATGATTATGACGGTAATAGGAATCGTGGCAGGTATACCGATGGGGTTGTGGCTGATTGCTTATTTAGGTGAATCATTTACTACGGATGTTTATACAATGAATGAGCCTGTCAATCTATCAAATATAGTTGTTTCAATAATTCTTACTATAGTATTTATTATGCTTGCTCAGTTAATGACGTATGCGAAAATAAACAAGCTTGATTTTATGCAAGCATTAAAAAACAGAATATCATAA
- a CDS encoding ABC-F family ATP-binding cassette domain-containing protein has protein sequence MILTLENISKSFGLKPLLDNVNLYIESNDKIGFVGINGTGKSTLLKIAAQIEEPDSGNIVYRNGVRVGYLPQVPEFSDNLTVLEQIFLNASSETKVLMEYEAKTILNKLGIDEFDKNVSLLSVGQRKKVAIASALVNPCELLILDEPTNHLDNEMIAWLENYLIKYSGAILMVTHDRYFLNRVSNRIVELHRGNLYAYEGNYSKFLELKTLREESEQSSERKKRTLYKKELAWIQRGARARGTKAKGRIQEFEKLKEQMGTEIDDKLEVGSVSSRLGKKTIEIKNISKSYGGKKIIDNFEYIVLRDARLGIVGANGSGKSTLMNIIAGKISSDSGNVEIGSTVKLGYFAQEADNIDVSERVIDYIKNIAEIVETNDGKITASQMLEKFLFSSDLQYNTIDRLSGGERRRLFLLGVLMKSPNILLLDEPTNDLDIETLTILEDYLESFKGAVITVSHDRYFLDKVVNTILELPGDGIGEIKEYNGGYSDYISEKSANERKNVDEKQKKEKSVTKEIREKPKKLKFTYRELREYETIDDDIAQLENNISHLENQLEKYSTDYVKLQELMDEKHFQEKKLEEKMNRWVYLNDLAEKIENSKN, from the coding sequence ATGATTTTAACACTTGAAAATATCAGCAAAAGCTTTGGACTTAAGCCTTTGTTGGACAATGTAAATTTATATATAGAAAGTAATGATAAAATTGGTTTTGTTGGAATAAACGGAACAGGTAAATCAACTCTGCTAAAAATTGCTGCACAGATTGAAGAGCCTGACAGCGGAAATATTGTTTACAGAAATGGCGTAAGGGTTGGTTACCTTCCCCAGGTGCCTGAGTTTAGTGATAACTTGACGGTGCTTGAACAAATATTTCTAAATGCTTCTTCAGAAACAAAAGTGCTGATGGAGTATGAGGCAAAGACCATATTAAATAAGCTTGGAATAGATGAGTTTGATAAAAATGTAAGCCTTCTTTCTGTGGGGCAGAGAAAAAAGGTTGCAATTGCCAGTGCTTTGGTAAATCCGTGTGAGCTCCTGATACTAGACGAACCCACCAACCATTTAGATAATGAAATGATTGCATGGCTTGAAAATTACTTGATAAAATACAGTGGAGCAATATTGATGGTTACTCATGACAGATATTTTCTAAACAGAGTTTCCAACAGAATAGTCGAACTACACAGAGGAAATTTATATGCCTATGAGGGAAATTATTCGAAATTCCTTGAGCTAAAAACTTTGCGTGAGGAAAGTGAACAAAGTAGTGAGAGGAAAAAAAGGACGCTCTACAAAAAAGAATTGGCATGGATTCAGAGAGGAGCGAGAGCAAGGGGAACAAAGGCAAAGGGACGAATACAAGAATTTGAAAAGCTCAAAGAACAAATGGGAACAGAAATTGATGATAAGTTGGAGGTTGGCTCGGTATCATCAAGGCTTGGCAAAAAGACAATTGAAATTAAAAATATTTCAAAAAGTTATGGCGGGAAAAAAATAATAGATAATTTTGAATATATTGTTTTAAGAGATGCAAGATTGGGTATTGTAGGTGCCAACGGCTCCGGCAAATCTACATTGATGAATATTATTGCCGGAAAAATAAGCTCTGACAGCGGAAATGTTGAAATTGGCAGTACAGTCAAACTTGGCTATTTTGCACAGGAAGCCGATAATATTGATGTTTCTGAACGTGTGATTGACTATATTAAAAATATTGCAGAAATAGTGGAGACCAATGACGGTAAAATAACGGCTTCCCAAATGCTTGAGAAATTTTTGTTTTCTTCGGATCTCCAGTACAATACTATTGACAGGCTTTCCGGCGGAGAAAGGCGAAGACTATTCTTGCTGGGTGTTTTGATGAAATCTCCAAATATTTTATTGCTTGATGAACCTACCAATGATTTGGATATAGAGACTCTGACAATTCTTGAAGATTATCTTGAGAGTTTTAAGGGAGCCGTAATAACTGTTTCGCACGACAGATACTTTCTCGACAAGGTAGTTAATACTATTTTAGAACTTCCAGGTGACGGAATCGGTGAAATAAAAGAATATAACGGTGGATATTCGGATTATATTTCAGAAAAATCAGCTAATGAACGCAAAAATGTTGATGAGAAACAAAAAAAAGAAAAAAGTGTTACAAAAGAAATAAGAGAAAAACCAAAAAAGCTTAAATTTACCTATAGAGAACTGCGGGAATATGAAACAATAGATGATGATATAGCTCAGCTTGAAAACAATATATCTCATTTGGAAAACCAATTAGAAAAATATTCTACGGACTATGTCAAACTGCAGGAATTAATGGATGAAAAACATTTTCAGGAAAAAAAGCTTGAGGAAAAAATGAACAGATGGGTTTATTTGAATGATTTGGCTGAGAAAATTGAGAATAGTAAAAATTAA
- a CDS encoding efflux RND transporter periplasmic adaptor subunit, translating to MKIRYKKKYLILTIFLVFAFIVAFSVLSGGRNSYEGNTAKAKKGTIQSTLEETGTVFSKRVNTFYSDMSQRVKVLNFSIGDKVKNGDIILTYENSYDLEIERANKQIEAITALYNETVKGADFQEISNLRLNISTIESSLELAKDNLEKIKNLYENSAVSEVEYKEAENNVSSLENQLQEAKNNYDLMMQGVSGNVKKQYEAQIEEIMVQIKIIEQKIEQSSVKAEFDGIITELNVHQGSMTKTGVPVVEIQDENSLGIYVEILAEDTAKIVTGMPFIINAGNNSYELKINRIYPKAESTISELGVEQKRVRIEADFIEDMKIKIGTEVDTVIILEEKKDVLMVDRDAVYEKSKKEYVTVIEDGNEVEREVTTGLKNDDYVEITSGINENEVVLIEY from the coding sequence ATGAAAATAAGATATAAAAAGAAGTACTTAATATTAACAATATTCTTAGTGTTTGCTTTTATTGTTGCTTTTTCAGTATTATCAGGTGGACGGAACTCTTACGAAGGAAATACGGCAAAGGCAAAAAAAGGTACCATACAAAGTACACTGGAAGAAACAGGAACGGTTTTTTCAAAAAGAGTAAATACATTTTACTCGGATATGAGCCAAAGGGTAAAGGTACTCAATTTTTCAATAGGAGATAAGGTGAAAAACGGGGATATAATATTAACCTACGAAAACAGCTATGACCTGGAGATAGAAAGAGCAAACAAGCAGATTGAGGCGATAACGGCACTGTATAACGAGACAGTTAAAGGAGCGGATTTTCAAGAAATATCAAATTTAAGACTCAATATAAGCACTATTGAAAGCAGCCTTGAACTTGCTAAAGATAATTTAGAAAAGATCAAGAATTTGTACGAAAATAGTGCGGTTAGTGAGGTAGAATATAAGGAAGCGGAAAACAATGTTTCTTCTTTGGAAAATCAGCTTCAGGAAGCAAAAAATAACTATGATTTAATGATGCAGGGAGTATCCGGTAATGTTAAAAAGCAGTACGAAGCACAGATAGAGGAAATAATGGTTCAAATAAAAATAATTGAACAAAAGATTGAACAGTCATCTGTAAAAGCTGAATTTGACGGAATTATTACTGAGCTGAATGTACATCAGGGAAGTATGACAAAGACAGGTGTTCCGGTTGTTGAAATACAGGACGAAAACAGCCTTGGAATTTACGTAGAAATACTGGCAGAAGATACAGCTAAAATTGTTACAGGAATGCCTTTCATAATCAATGCGGGAAATAATTCATATGAGTTGAAAATCAATAGAATTTACCCTAAGGCTGAATCAACAATATCCGAGCTGGGAGTCGAGCAGAAAAGGGTAAGAATAGAAGCAGACTTCATAGAAGATATGAAAATAAAAATTGGAACTGAAGTAGATACCGTAATTATTCTGGAAGAGAAAAAAGATGTTCTTATGGTGGATAGAGATGCTGTATATGAGAAAAGCAAAAAAGAATATGTGACTGTTATAGAAGATGGAAATGAAGTTGAAAGAGAAGTAACTACAGGATTAAAAAATGATGACTATGTAGAAATAACATCTGGAATTAATGAAAATGAAGTAGTATTAATTGAATACTAA
- a CDS encoding cation-translocating P-type ATPase: MEWYNKGKKEVLNELVTNLSYGLSNEEAAKRLEEYGRNELEEQAKKSFVSKVIAQFADFLIIILLIAAGISAFVGEKEDAFVILAIVIINAILGIYQEGKAEKSVEALQKMSAPNAKVVREGIVVTLPAAEIVPGDVVVLEAGDIIPADMRLLDTSNMKVEEASLTGESVPVEKDSKSQIAGSVGIGDRHNMGFSSTIVTYGRGKGVVVGTGHNTEIGNIATKIQSYDDEETPLQVKLNQLGKVLGTLTILICIVVFLLGSFQGRQVLDMLLTSISLAVAAIPEGLPAIVTIVLAIGMNRMAGKNAIVKKLLAVETLGATSVICSDKTGTLTQNEMTVVKAFVDDRILDIEGGGYDPVGDVKCDGRRININSLPNLRNLVSVGSLANDAQLDNSSGIYKITGDPTEGAIITFAGKLGQTAEQLNMVYPRIGELPFDSVRKMMTTFHSNYINNKVVSFTKGAPDIVISRCTKIALNGKIVDFTDELKNRVLSVNKRFARSALRVLSMAYNIWNDVPENPSPDFVEKDMIFVGLVGMIDPARPEVKESIKLCKAAGIETVMITGDYKETAYAIAKDLGMVESETQAIMGEELDNYSDEELREVVNKTKVYARVSPEHKVKIVTALKDNGYITSMTGDGVNDALALKKADIGVAMGITGTDVAKNTAEVILTDDNFSTIVNAVEEGRIIFSNIKKFVFFLLSCNIGEILLVFLSILLGWEVPLVPIQLLWLNLVTDSFPAMALGVENAEPGIMNQPPRNTKQPILDKSMMAGIVFQAVAIALASLLSYYWASRMYGVGKGLIHVRSVVFTTLITAELLRAFSSRSQTYTLFKIGFFSNIRMIQAVLVSFVLTVLVLYIPILNEIFDVMPLTMLDWRIILTFAFIPMLVGELYKDLFKNK, encoded by the coding sequence TTGGAATGGTATAACAAAGGTAAAAAAGAAGTATTAAATGAACTGGTAACTAATTTAAGTTACGGGCTAAGCAACGAAGAGGCAGCTAAGAGGCTAGAGGAGTACGGAAGAAATGAGCTGGAGGAACAAGCAAAAAAGAGTTTTGTTTCAAAAGTTATTGCACAATTTGCAGATTTTTTAATTATTATTTTGTTGATTGCTGCAGGTATATCGGCATTTGTAGGCGAAAAGGAAGATGCTTTTGTAATATTGGCAATTGTAATAATAAATGCCATACTGGGTATCTACCAGGAGGGAAAGGCGGAAAAATCTGTAGAAGCACTTCAAAAAATGAGTGCACCGAACGCAAAAGTAGTAAGAGAAGGAATCGTTGTAACATTGCCGGCTGCTGAAATTGTACCGGGTGATGTGGTGGTTTTAGAGGCCGGAGATATAATTCCTGCTGACATGAGGCTGCTGGACACCTCTAACATGAAAGTCGAGGAGGCATCTTTGACGGGAGAATCCGTTCCCGTGGAAAAGGATTCAAAATCTCAGATAGCAGGTAGCGTCGGAATAGGAGACAGGCACAACATGGGATTTTCAAGTACCATTGTCACTTATGGCAGAGGTAAAGGTGTCGTTGTGGGAACAGGACATAATACGGAAATTGGAAACATTGCTACAAAAATTCAGTCCTATGATGATGAGGAAACCCCTCTGCAGGTTAAGCTGAACCAACTTGGAAAAGTGCTGGGTACGCTTACAATTCTAATATGTATAGTTGTATTCTTACTGGGATCTTTTCAAGGAAGACAGGTTCTGGACATGCTTTTGACTTCAATAAGCCTTGCAGTTGCTGCAATACCTGAGGGACTGCCGGCTATTGTTACAATAGTTTTGGCAATCGGGATGAACAGAATGGCAGGGAAGAATGCCATAGTTAAAAAACTTTTAGCGGTTGAAACATTAGGGGCTACATCCGTTATATGCTCAGATAAAACAGGAACACTCACACAAAATGAAATGACTGTTGTAAAAGCATTTGTCGATGATAGAATTCTTGATATAGAAGGAGGAGGATACGATCCTGTCGGCGATGTTAAGTGTGATGGAAGAAGAATAAATATAAACTCACTTCCCAATCTGAGAAACCTTGTATCTGTAGGTTCGCTTGCCAACGATGCACAGCTGGATAATTCGTCAGGCATATATAAAATAACCGGTGATCCAACGGAAGGAGCAATTATAACTTTTGCGGGAAAACTGGGACAAACTGCCGAACAGCTTAATATGGTATACCCTCGAATCGGAGAACTGCCATTTGATTCTGTACGGAAGATGATGACAACGTTTCATTCAAATTACATTAACAACAAAGTAGTCTCTTTTACAAAGGGTGCTCCCGACATAGTTATAAGCAGGTGCACAAAAATAGCTTTGAATGGAAAGATTGTTGATTTTACAGATGAACTTAAGAATAGAGTGCTTTCAGTAAATAAAAGGTTCGCGCGTTCTGCATTGAGAGTACTTTCGATGGCATATAACATATGGAATGATGTTCCAGAAAATCCAAGCCCTGATTTTGTTGAAAAAGACATGATATTTGTGGGGCTGGTTGGAATGATTGATCCGGCAAGACCTGAAGTCAAAGAGTCAATAAAACTTTGCAAAGCAGCAGGAATTGAAACGGTAATGATTACGGGTGATTACAAGGAAACTGCCTATGCAATAGCAAAAGACCTTGGCATGGTAGAATCTGAAACTCAGGCAATAATGGGAGAAGAACTTGATAATTACTCAGATGAGGAGTTAAGAGAAGTCGTTAACAAGACAAAAGTTTATGCAAGGGTTTCACCGGAACATAAGGTTAAAATAGTTACTGCACTAAAAGATAACGGATATATAACGTCGATGACCGGTGACGGTGTGAATGATGCTCTTGCTCTTAAAAAAGCTGACATAGGGGTTGCAATGGGAATTACCGGAACTGATGTTGCGAAAAATACAGCGGAGGTTATTCTTACGGATGATAATTTTTCAACAATTGTAAACGCTGTTGAGGAAGGAAGAATAATTTTCAGCAATATCAAAAAATTTGTTTTCTTTCTTTTAAGTTGCAATATTGGAGAGATACTTCTGGTTTTTTTAAGCATATTATTGGGGTGGGAAGTACCTTTGGTTCCTATTCAGCTTTTGTGGCTCAATCTTGTTACGGACAGCTTTCCGGCGATGGCTTTGGGAGTGGAGAATGCAGAACCTGGAATCATGAACCAGCCGCCTAGAAATACAAAGCAACCTATATTAGATAAAAGTATGATGGCTGGAATTGTATTTCAAGCAGTTGCAATTGCTCTTGCTTCGCTGCTCTCTTATTATTGGGCTTCAAGAATGTACGGCGTGGGAAAAGGCTTGATTCATGTCAGATCAGTTGTGTTTACAACGTTGATTACGGCAGAGCTTTTGAGGGCATTTTCATCCAGGTCTCAAACATACACATTGTTTAAAATTGGATTTTTTTCAAATATCAGAATGATTCAGGCTGTGCTAGTATCATTTGTGCTTACGGTTCTTGTACTGTATATTCCAATCTTAAATGAAATCTTTGATGTAATGCCGTTAACAATGTTGGACTGGCGTATAATACTAACATTTGCATTTATTCCAATGCTGGTGGGAGAGCTATATAAAGATTTGTTTAAAAATAAATAA
- a CDS encoding TetR/AcrR family transcriptional regulator, translated as MSCETKKDKILSASLKEFADNGFDKASTDKISRDAGVSKGLVFHYFKNKENLYITTINMCIDDVFEAYEGFDYYDPDFCSALTKLIELKYNFFVKNPLHYSLLVKSFYNSPKKLQKRLAVRYSEIKQIGIDIVVDMISHLPLKNDVDKEDIVTVIMGITNVIEGRYLSYFIDNDSNFDKYYDLVKNDYIKLINIVMFGILN; from the coding sequence GTGTCGTGTGAAACTAAAAAAGATAAAATACTATCGGCAAGCCTTAAAGAGTTTGCTGACAATGGATTTGACAAAGCCAGCACAGACAAAATAAGCAGGGATGCAGGTGTATCAAAAGGGCTTGTTTTTCACTATTTTAAAAACAAGGAAAATTTATATATAACAACTATAAATATGTGCATAGATGATGTCTTTGAAGCATATGAAGGGTTTGATTATTATGATCCGGACTTTTGTTCGGCTCTTACAAAGTTAATAGAATTAAAATATAATTTTTTTGTAAAGAATCCTTTGCATTACAGTTTGTTAGTTAAAAGTTTTTATAATTCTCCTAAAAAACTTCAGAAAAGGTTGGCAGTCAGATATTCTGAGATAAAGCAGATTGGTATAGATATTGTTGTTGATATGATAAGTCATTTGCCATTGAAGAATGATGTTGATAAAGAAGATATTGTAACTGTTATTATGGGGATAACAAATGTTATCGAAGGAAGGTATTTGTCTTATTTTATCGATAATGACAGCAATTTTGATAAATATTATGATCTTGTTAAGAATGACTATATTAAACTTATTAATATAGTTATGTTTGGAATTTTAAACTAG
- a CDS encoding ABC transporter ATP-binding protein has protein sequence MNEKILRVEELSKNYQMGEVTVKALKNASFEVKKGDFVVILGPSGSGKSTLLNIIGGMDTPTDGRAYFNNELITNMSDKELTYYRRNKIGFVFQFYNLMATLTAKENVELASELCENAIGIDEVLESVGLGDRADHFPSQMSGGEQQRVAIARAVAKNPQILLCDEPTGALDFETGIQILKVLKDVNKKYGNTVIVITHNSSIAQMADQVIKMRSGKITEITVNENPIAAERIEW, from the coding sequence ATGAATGAAAAGATACTGAGGGTTGAAGAGCTAAGCAAAAATTATCAGATGGGTGAAGTAACTGTGAAGGCGCTTAAAAATGCCAGCTTTGAGGTGAAAAAAGGTGATTTTGTTGTAATATTGGGACCGAGCGGTTCGGGTAAAAGTACTCTTCTCAATATAATAGGCGGTATGGATACTCCCACAGACGGCAGAGCTTATTTTAATAATGAACTTATAACAAATATGAGTGACAAGGAACTCACATATTACAGAAGAAATAAAATAGGTTTTGTTTTTCAGTTTTATAATTTAATGGCTACATTGACTGCAAAGGAAAATGTAGAACTTGCATCGGAGCTTTGTGAGAATGCTATTGGAATTGATGAGGTACTTGAGTCAGTAGGGCTTGGAGACAGGGCTGATCATTTTCCATCACAAATGAGCGGCGGAGAACAGCAGAGAGTTGCCATAGCAAGAGCAGTTGCAAAGAATCCACAGATTTTGCTGTGCGACGAACCCACAGGTGCATTGGATTTTGAAACGGGTATTCAGATATTAAAAGTACTAAAAGATGTAAATAAGAAATATGGAAATACCGTTATTGTAATAACCCACAATTCGTCAATTGCACAGATGGCGGATCAGGTTATTAAAATGAGAAGCGGAAAAATAACTGAAATAACAGTTAATGAAAATCCAATAGCTGCTGAAAGGATTGAATGGTAA